aacaagattattataaaaatgaactactacagcaacaaaaaatagTCAATGATTTAAAGGACAACCCAGAATCGGATCCATATGACTTAAAAAAGCAAATTGAGGTATTGAAAGATACTGAAAGAATTTTTCCCacattatataataaaatagatgAATTTAAGCAAGATTTAACCAATTATTTGGAGTCAAATATTACTAGCACTAATAATGTTACTAGCACTGGGTCTatagatgaaaatgaatataATGCCTGGAAATCTAAAATAGATCAAGTACTAAAAGAGTCTGAAGAatctataaaaaatattgattgataatagtaatatatatatgtattgaTGTATAagtgtatatttatttttaaaaaagaatgcaCTTATGTATAAAATTAACAGATTGTGATCTGGAATTATCTTTTCCACATACAAACTCTTCCAttatgtatgtatatatacaGTATGTAAAGAGTATTAAAAAGacacttaaaaaaaaaagtttggttatttatttatttatggAAACGCGCTTGGAAAAACGATTAGAAAttctttcaatttttttaatttattaattcttAATATACAGGTTAAAAGTGATACAACTATTCCAGGATTCTTGGAAAAGATCAAAAGAAATCCAATATTTAACATAGAAGGAGTAcattaataaacaaaataggCTAGTGAGGtggaataaataaactGATAATGAACGTTTTCAAAggttataaaataaaccaaaCACTTAATAACACTCTTGTTAATACCAAAGCCATAATAAGCGTTAATAAAAAGCTATTATATTGTACTACTATAGCCACCAGTTGCAATCCTTCCGATGTCGATACATTGTCATCTTCTACTAATAAATGGGagatttataaaaaattggtagACAAgccaataatttttattcaaaacaccggtattaaaaatattaacaactctaataaaaaacatttacCAATTTCAAATTATCCACCAGAGATTTTACAATTggaagaaagaaaggaccaaacaaaaacaaatttttttaaaaaaatttggtataaatcaaaatacattttaaagatttatttaaataatgggTTGAAATATCATATActaaattataaaaagtatAAGTTTCAAAACAAGAATGGTAATCTTGAGGAGCTATTAAACAATTGTACCAAACTAATAGAATTTCAAAGtataaaatacaaactTGAACGCCAAAAAAACACCAAAACCATTAAGAATATTGATTGCgatgaatattttaatgaaattaCTAAAGATTTGCCAGTTTCTACCAGAGATGATTTCCAAGCAAGGTATcaatatcttttaaattacaATAAGGTTCCCttttttatacttttaGCTATACTATTTGAAGAAATGACCCCGATACTTTTATACTACAGtgattttttacaaaaaaaagtgattCCATATAATTGTTTGACTCCTGAAATGTGGTCTAAGCAACAGAAAATAAACTTACTCAATTTCCATGATTACCTAGGTATCGACttacaaaaaaagtcaccattgaaaaattataaatctATAAAGATTGCTAAAAAGGAAGCATCTAGGACTAAAAGTGGGAAAGATTTTTCGTTTAAAGTTAGTGAAATGGggttaaaatatttatacgttgatgatattttaatgttaaaagaattaacGAATGGGGAAAATTCTGCCGCCAgtttagaaataaatacacAAGATCTAATCCAATTTTGTTACGATAggtttttgtattattcCAATGAAAACTTATTAGAAATAGCACGTACGAATCcacaatttttatatgataggatattaaaatatttatcttttaaatatgaTGATGGAGCTTTGATTAATGACAAATTTGGATTATGGAACGTTTATAGTGGTTGgtattttgataaaaatgatggTAGATAGCTAAGTGTAAATCCCTCAATACAAAAACAcagataaatatttatttatttattttttttctttctttctttctttctttactcttcaatatttaattattctCTCTTTTTCCCATTGCAAGATAttcattaatatatatttttataaagatttacaaatataaaattggcaaaaaataatgatcttatcataaaaattgatgtacatataaaataaaataaagtataaaaataaacacataatatatatacaaatatatattggaGATGGAATTAAGTCATGAttaaatagtaataaaaagcaTTAAAGTAACATTGATCATAAATGGCAAAAATAACAGATGTCATAAAAGCAGacttttctcttcttttccttcttttttttttttttagttttttttttttttttttttcccttaaagaaaaaagtttcaaaaagttaaaataaaaatagatgataataataatcataaataaataaaacaaatagcCAGACTAAAAATTCGCAAAaagaatatcaaaaaaattgctTCTAGAAAAACATGGACATTActcttatttatttctcttccaaaaaagaaaaaagaaaaaaacgtGTGAAGggaagaaaaggaaaggaattaaaaaaaaaaaattaaaaaatgagtCAACACGTTactttttctctttataGCTTTCTAGATGAGCATCCTCTTCTTTGACTATAGTATGAGTATGTCCTTTGCCCCTAATCAAATGACCCTTCTTATCCAAAGTACAATAACTAATGTTAATAAACCATtcatctttaaaaatatcttcCAGTGTGGCTCTTTTAGTCTGATCAACTTCTAATACCTTGGATAATATAGGACGAGCGGCATGTGGTAGTAACCTGAATAATCTATATGGGCCTTGTAATGGTTTTTTCGTAGCAGTCGTCTGTTGTTGGCGATATTCTGGGTGTGTTtcatgatgatgatgatgatgatgttCGGGTTGTTGCGTCCATGAGGTTATTTGAGAGGAATTGTCATTCGCCTTTGGTTCAtcattgttttttgtttcatcattattttttggtggTTGAGGTGGTTCTTCCTTCTTTTGTGTTGATGATATATCTGTTGGGTTGTTATCTTTATTGGAAATATTCGTATTATCATCTTTCTTAACAGGTTCTTCATGCATGGCattatctttttctcttaGCTGCTGCTCTTGTAACAgcattttttgtttcttttccaGTTTCAACTTCATCAATAATTCCGCATGTTTTTTGGCGCTCTCCACATAATCATGTTCTACTTCGTCAggtaaacaaaataaatggaAATTCTTGTCTGACCTACTAGGAGATTTCCAAGGAAATCTTTTCAATACCATACagcaataaataataccCATACTCCAAATATCGACAGGTTGAGGATCATATTTCTTACAAGTTAGCACTTCAGGAGCTAAATATGGATCACTACCAACAATACCCCTGGCCAAAGTGATATGATTATCATATGGGTATTTGAAAACAACAGCTGAGCcaaaatcaattaattttaaaatacctTCACTTGTCATAACACAATTATCTAGTTTTAAATCTCTATGAGCTAGCCCCATTGAATGCAAATATTTAACACCCTCCATTAATTgtttaaaacaacaattgaTTTCGTTTCTAGACATTTTCCCGCTCATAACAACGGCAAAAAAATCAACTGGGCAATACTCCATCACTTCATAATACTTATTTTGTTGAGCATCACTGAAAATATCTAAAGTCTCAATGATGTTAGGATGATGCAAAGTAGAACCTATACAAAACTCGGCAGTACATTTTTTTGCATACTCCTTCACGGGTTCATCAGCCTTTCTTGGTCTGAATTCTTTAACGGCAAAGGTAACACCATCTGATGGTCTAGTAATAATTCTAACGCTACCACCAGCCCCACTACCCAAGACTTTACCTAATTTACCGTATTTCTGAGCTAAAATGGCGTCATcatgataaatatttgcTTTATTCCCCAAGGACAAAGTAGAATCAGAACTCGGCGGTATGGCAGATTGAGTATGTGAATGGTGATCAAAGTGTGATCTACTATTATCCCTGttattagcattatttCTTAATAAAAGATGATTGTTGTTACCAGAACCAGTATTAACACCTACAGAATGTTCAATTCCTgtaatgatattattaggGTTTAAATTGTGTGGCctaaaaaatcttttaatttcgACCATAGAAGAATGGGTATTGATGTTGTTGTGATGGTGGTTATGAttgatgttgttgttgttgttgttgttgttgtgatTATGGTTTATAATGTCTTCATTGCTCTGGACAGGAGATTGGATAGAATAAGAGCTAGAAGCATTACTTGAATTCTTATTTAATTGAAACCCTAAAAATGACTTGGATCTATGTGGCTTTATGTTATGGTGATAAGTTGGGTTATTATTAGGGGGTGGCGAACCAGCACTACTATAGgtgttataattattttctgTAGGTGAACCACTTCTAGAAAAGGTAGTCTTATTGGCGTTATTAGCAGGACTGGTGTTTACGGTGTTGTTTGTACCATAGTGGTGTATATATGAACTACCACcgttattatcatcttgATGATTATCTGAAGAGTGGTGTTGATTGTGATGGTGTAATGAActattacttttatttttattcttaaataatttcaacattttttttctttctttctttctttcttcttcgtTATAGGGGGGAAGGAAAGAGAAGGAGATTGtaattttattctattttagTTTAGTAATATTATGTTATACTAGTTAGTATTGGGCACCGCTGGTAGTAGTAGATTGGCAGATTTAGGTTTAGCTTATATTAGCATTAGATGGGAATCTGATAAAGCTGTGGGAGAGACAGAAGGaatagcaaaaaaaagataaaagaaaagaaaagaaaaaaaaaaaaatagaaaaaagaaaaaagaaaaaaaaagttgaaacAAAACTAgacattaattttaaagttaattAAAGcacaaaaaaagtatttaagatttaatataaagtgaaagtaaaaaaagtaGGATTAGAAGAagcaaaagaagaagaaaaagaagaagaagaaaattgaTATCAAagtaaaatctttttttttttttgtaatacatttttcctttttcaaattaaaacaGGAAAAGTGAAGTTAAAATTACAAGCGTTATGTGGGaaaataactaaaaataaaataaaataaaataaaaagagaaggttttattattagtattattatcaattgcTACCcacttttttcaatttcaatttcaatttcaatttcttttgttagcgttacttttatatttctCCCTATTAAAAATCACGTGTGCAGTGGTTTCTAAGTACGCATTCCCTATTTCCTtttaagaataataaataaataaataaataaataaataataggAGTTACTCTCTTCTTTCGTATCCCCCCCCCCCATACATCCGTACACCACGTATGGATATACATACTAAAAAcccaaataaaatattttcttaaCCATTTAATActactttttctttgttttatttggCAAATTAGAATTGGTTAATTGGGTGGAGTAAATCTTAATCATACCACGCGGCCACATAAGAtaccactattattatttaccaTTATCTTTACTACTTAAAATAAACCATCACTAAAACTAAAACTAAAACTAAAACTAATAAcgaaatctttttttaatgttttatttccaatatTACTGACAAGTTCATCTCTATCTacc
This Saccharomycodes ludwigii strain NBRC 1722 chromosome II, whole genome shotgun sequence DNA region includes the following protein-coding sequences:
- the RBL2 gene encoding Rbl2p (similar to Saccharomyces cerevisiae YOR265W | RBL2 | Rescues Beta-tubulin Lethality) is translated as MPPSKLVIKIRSLERLLKEQDYYKNELLQQQKIVNDLKDNPESDPYDLKKQIEVLKDTERIFPTLYNKIDEFKQDLTNYLESNITSTNNVTSTGSIDENEYNAWKSKIDQVLKESEESIKNID
- the PNT1 gene encoding Pnt1p (similar to Saccharomyces cerevisiae YOR266W | PNT1 | PeNTamidine resistance), with product MNVFKGYKINQTLNNTLVNTKAIISVNKKLLYCTTIATSCNPSDVDTLSSSTNKWEIYKKLVDKPIIFIQNTGIKNINNSNKKHLPISNYPPEILQLEERKDQTKTNFFKKIWYKSKYILKIYLNNGLKYHILNYKKYKFQNKNGNLEELLNNCTKLIEFQSIKYKLERQKNTKTIKNIDCDEYFNEITKDLPVSTRDDFQARYQYLLNYNKVPFFILLAILFEEMTPILLYYSDFLQKKVIPYNCLTPEMWSKQQKINLLNFHDYLGIDLQKKSPLKNYKSIKIAKKEASRTKSGKDFSFKVSEMGLKYLYVDDILMLKELTNGENSAASLEINTQDLIQFCYDRFLYYSNENLLEIARTNPQFLYDRILKYLSFKYDDGALINDKFGLWNVYSGWYFDKNDGR
- the HRK1 gene encoding putative serine/threonine protein kinase HRK1 (similar to Saccharomyces cerevisiae YOR267C | HRK1 | Hygromycin Resistance Kinase), with amino-acid sequence MLKLFKNKNKSNSSLHHHNQHHSSDNHQDDNNGGSSYIHHYGTNNTVNTSPANNANKTTFSRSGSPTENNYNTYSSAGSPPPNNNPTYHHNIKPHRSKSFLGFQLNKNSSNASSSYSIQSPVQSNEDIINHNHNNNNNNNNINHNHHHNNINTHSSMVEIKRFFRPHNLNPNNIITGIEHSVGVNTGSGNNNHLLLRNNANNRDNSRSHFDHHSHTQSAIPPSSDSTLSLGNKANIYHDDAILAQKYGKLGKVLGSGAGGSVRIITRPSDGVTFAVKEFRPRKADEPVKEYAKKCTAEFCIGSTLHHPNIIETLDIFSDAQQNKYYEVMEYCPVDFFAVVMSGKMSRNEINCCFKQLMEGVKYLHSMGLAHRDLKLDNCVMTSEGILKLIDFGSAVVFKYPYDNHITLARGIVGSDPYLAPEVLTCKKYDPQPVDIWSMGIIYCCMVLKRFPWKSPSRSDKNFHLFCLPDEVEHDYVESAKKHAELLMKLKLEKKQKMLLQEQQLREKDNAMHEEPVKKDDNTNISNKDNNPTDISSTQKKEEPPQPPKNNDETKNNDEPKANDNSSQITSWTQQPEHHHHHHHETHPEYRQQQTTATKKPLQGPYRLFRLLPHAARPILSKVLEVDQTKRATLEDIFKDEWFINISYCTLDKKGHLIRGKGHTHTIVKEEDAHLESYKEKK